One window of Triplophysa rosa linkage group LG8, Trosa_1v2, whole genome shotgun sequence genomic DNA carries:
- the pnisr gene encoding arginine/serine-rich protein PNISR isoform X1, translating into MWDQGGQPWPQWPLGSQQQWMQSFQHQQDPVLGMPDVAGQVDWAALAQAWIAQKESSVPEPPSIQPNGQDLQNIEPPARNNHGAFPGDSNFGRGWQPEWGMHGQPPPPPPEQAWIPPGQAAMDVINPSEDSNSQDSLEFPGEPHHRSFPPNNHGFGGQPEPYPITPMAVNQFDYQHGAAPTGTAYGLPSTGFHAPFWPDRTQNRTDRLPAFRTEHPRSPNQLAIKPEAPTLDAVKRRTLPAWIREGLEKMDREKQKKLEKERVEKERAEMANNDSDMVEEGGDGHRLPRRSKFDSDDEDGEEDDAGDDGVLGRKQEFGGRVSPPVQEDQSEPEMTEEEKEFQLMLMTKTLLTEVLLEVTNEEIQQVAKETHRKASKAPAKQLAQSNALASLTGLGGLGEYGSDESEDEERSAKGSDSSDTDDEELLHRIRQKQDAFRRKEKEQQERLALDAQLAKEESAANRETVYEEEQSDFKHKQEVREKEAEPIVERRRSRSEPEVSEVKWAASSKEHSGRNGGSASPSPSARRSRTSSSNSSSSRSSSSSSSPASSRSSSHSSSPRRKRRRSRSTSRGTRRRSRSHSSRRHQSRDKGRDRRRSSRARSSERSSRHRKRSRSRQRRSSRGRRSRSKTSRSRSRDRRRSRDHRHSRSRSTSRSRRKQKASSRDGERRKERSRSHEKDKKRKDKDLDKKKDKQKGKEKEMDSSSVREEEDGGKSRKKKESEHADSRGEKFSRQDSKSSKKGSAKPSRKYSDSESSRSRSPSLEVSKEKKSKKSKRSRSRSTERSHKSGKKASRKHKSKSRSRSTSPSRRKH; encoded by the exons ATGTGGGACCAGGGAGGACAGCCCTGGCCTCAGTGGCCCCTGGGTTCACAGCAGCAATGGATGCAGTCTTTTCAACATCAACAAGATCCAG TTTTAGGCATGCCTGATGTTGCAGGTCAAGTAGACTGGGCTGCTTTAGCACAAGCATGGATTGCACAGAAAGAATCCAGCGTTCCCGAACCACCGAGTATTCAGCCCAACGGCCAGGATCTGCAGAACATAGAGCCTCCAGCCCGTAATAACCATGGGGCCTTCCCGGGTGATTCGAATTTTGGTAGAGGTTGGCAACCAG AGTGGGGGATGCATGGCCAGCCCCCACCTCCCCCTCCGGAACAAGCTTGGATTCCTCCTGGGCAAGCGGCGATGGATGTCATCAACCCATCGGAAGACAGTAACAGTCAAGATAGTTTAGAGTTTCCTGGAGAGCCACACCATAGGAGTTTTCCTCCAAACAACCATGGATTTGGGGGCCAGCCTGAGCCGTACCCCATAACCCCCATGGCCGTCAATCAGTTTGATTATCAG CATGGTGCTGCACCGACCGGGACAGCATATGGACTGCCCTCCACCGGGTTTCACGCACCATTCTGGCCCGACAGAACTCAGAACAGAACAGACCGTCTTCCTGCCTTCAGAACAGAACACCCCAGATCCCCCAACCAGTTGGCAATAAAGCCAGAGGCGCCTACACTTG ATGCTGTTAAAAGGAGAACACTACCTGCGTGGATTCGGGAAGGCCTTGAAAAGATGGACCGTGAGAAGCAGAAGAAATTGGAGAAGGAGAGGGTGGAAAAAGAGCGTGCTGAAATGGCAAATAATGATAGCGATATGGTAGAGGAGGGAGGTGATGGGCATCGGTTGCCACGCAGAAGCAAATTT GACAGCGATGATGAGGACGGTGAAGAAGATGATGCTGGAGACGATGGAGTATTAGGGAGGAAACAGGAGTTTGGTGGTAGAGTTTCTCCCCCAGTTCAGGAAGATCAAAGTGAACCCGAGATGACAGAGGAGGAGAAAGAGTTTCAGCTG ATGTTGATGACTAAAACGCTTCTCACCGAAGTTCtccttgaggtcacaaatgagGAGATCCAGCAGGTGGCCAAAGAGACCCATCGCAAAGCCTCTAAAG CTCCTGCAAAACAGCTGGCACAGTCAAATGCACTGGCTTCTCTCACCGGCCTCG GTGGGCTGGGTGAGTACGGCTCGGACGAGAGTGAGGATGAGGAGCGCAGCGCCAAGGGTTCCGACTCGTCGGACACGGACGATGAGGAGCTGCTGCACCGCATTCGCCAGAAACAGGACGCTTTCCGTCGCAAGGAGAAAGAGCAGCAGGAGAGGTTGGCACTGGATGCACAGTTGGCTAAAG AAGAGTCTGCAGCAAACAGAGAAACAGTTTATGAGGAGGAACAGTCAGATTTcaaacacaaacaggaagtTAGGGAAAAAGAGGCGGAGCCTATAGTAGAGCGGCGCAGGTCGCGCAGTGAACCAGAGGTCAGTGAGGTGAAGTGGGCAGCTTCAAGCAAAGAGCACAGCGGGCGTAACGGAGGAAGTGCCAGCCCCTCACCCAGCGCGAGACGCAGTCGCACCTCAAGTTCTAACTCTTCCAGCAGCAGatcctcttcatcttcctcatccCCAGCCTCCTCTCGCAGTTCCTCACATTCTTCCTCTCCCCGGAGGAAGAGGCGACGCAGCCGTTCCACCTCCCGTGGGACTCGCAGGCGCAGCCGAAGTCACAGCTCTCGCAGACACCAGTCGCGTGACAAGGGCAGAGACAGGAGACGGAGCAGCCGTGCCCGCAGCTCAGAGCGCTCCTCTCGTCACAGGAAGCGCAGCCGCTCGCGACAGCGCAGATCCAGTAGGGGCCGTAGGAGCAGGTCCAAGACCAGTCGCAGCCGCAGCAGAGACAGGCGGCGCAGCAGAGATCACAGGCACAGCCGAAGTCGAAGTACCAGCCGCAGCAGGCGGAAACAAAAAGCTTCCAGCAGGGACGGCGAGAGGAGGAAAGAGAGGAGCCGGAGCCACGAGAAGGATAAGAAGAGGAAAGACAAAGATTTAGAtaaaaagaaagacaaacagaAGGGCAAGGAAAAAGAGATGGATAGCAGCTCAGTAAGGGAGGAAGAGGACGGTGGCAAATCGAGGAAGAAAAAGGAAAGCGAGCACGCAGATTCCCGCGGTGAGAAGTTTTCCCGGCAAGACAGTAAAAGTAGCAAGAAAGGCTCCGCCAAACCTAGCAGGAAGTACTCCGATTCAGAATCCAGTAGGAGCAGGTCCCCTTCCCTTGAGGTTAGCAAAGAAAAGAAGTCTAAAAAATCTAAACGTAGTCGATCAAGGTCAACGGAAAGATCTCACAAGTCTGGTAAGAAGGCAAGCCGCAAACACAAGTCTAAGTCGCGATCAAG GTCCACATCTCCCAGTCGCCGCAAGCACTGA
- the pnisr gene encoding arginine/serine-rich protein PNISR isoform X2, with translation MWDQGGQPWPQWPLGSQQQWMQSFQHQQDPGQVDWAALAQAWIAQKESSVPEPPSIQPNGQDLQNIEPPARNNHGAFPGDSNFGRGWQPEWGMHGQPPPPPPEQAWIPPGQAAMDVINPSEDSNSQDSLEFPGEPHHRSFPPNNHGFGGQPEPYPITPMAVNQFDYQHGAAPTGTAYGLPSTGFHAPFWPDRTQNRTDRLPAFRTEHPRSPNQLAIKPEAPTLDAVKRRTLPAWIREGLEKMDREKQKKLEKERVEKERAEMANNDSDMVEEGGDGHRLPRRSKFDSDDEDGEEDDAGDDGVLGRKQEFGGRVSPPVQEDQSEPEMTEEEKEFQLMLMTKTLLTEVLLEVTNEEIQQVAKETHRKASKAPAKQLAQSNALASLTGLGGLGEYGSDESEDEERSAKGSDSSDTDDEELLHRIRQKQDAFRRKEKEQQERLALDAQLAKEESAANRETVYEEEQSDFKHKQEVREKEAEPIVERRRSRSEPEVSEVKWAASSKEHSGRNGGSASPSPSARRSRTSSSNSSSSRSSSSSSSPASSRSSSHSSSPRRKRRRSRSTSRGTRRRSRSHSSRRHQSRDKGRDRRRSSRARSSERSSRHRKRSRSRQRRSSRGRRSRSKTSRSRSRDRRRSRDHRHSRSRSTSRSRRKQKASSRDGERRKERSRSHEKDKKRKDKDLDKKKDKQKGKEKEMDSSSVREEEDGGKSRKKKESEHADSRGEKFSRQDSKSSKKGSAKPSRKYSDSESSRSRSPSLEVSKEKKSKKSKRSRSRSTERSHKSGKKASRKHKSKSRSRSTSPSRRKH, from the exons ATGTGGGACCAGGGAGGACAGCCCTGGCCTCAGTGGCCCCTGGGTTCACAGCAGCAATGGATGCAGTCTTTTCAACATCAACAAGATCCAG GTCAAGTAGACTGGGCTGCTTTAGCACAAGCATGGATTGCACAGAAAGAATCCAGCGTTCCCGAACCACCGAGTATTCAGCCCAACGGCCAGGATCTGCAGAACATAGAGCCTCCAGCCCGTAATAACCATGGGGCCTTCCCGGGTGATTCGAATTTTGGTAGAGGTTGGCAACCAG AGTGGGGGATGCATGGCCAGCCCCCACCTCCCCCTCCGGAACAAGCTTGGATTCCTCCTGGGCAAGCGGCGATGGATGTCATCAACCCATCGGAAGACAGTAACAGTCAAGATAGTTTAGAGTTTCCTGGAGAGCCACACCATAGGAGTTTTCCTCCAAACAACCATGGATTTGGGGGCCAGCCTGAGCCGTACCCCATAACCCCCATGGCCGTCAATCAGTTTGATTATCAG CATGGTGCTGCACCGACCGGGACAGCATATGGACTGCCCTCCACCGGGTTTCACGCACCATTCTGGCCCGACAGAACTCAGAACAGAACAGACCGTCTTCCTGCCTTCAGAACAGAACACCCCAGATCCCCCAACCAGTTGGCAATAAAGCCAGAGGCGCCTACACTTG ATGCTGTTAAAAGGAGAACACTACCTGCGTGGATTCGGGAAGGCCTTGAAAAGATGGACCGTGAGAAGCAGAAGAAATTGGAGAAGGAGAGGGTGGAAAAAGAGCGTGCTGAAATGGCAAATAATGATAGCGATATGGTAGAGGAGGGAGGTGATGGGCATCGGTTGCCACGCAGAAGCAAATTT GACAGCGATGATGAGGACGGTGAAGAAGATGATGCTGGAGACGATGGAGTATTAGGGAGGAAACAGGAGTTTGGTGGTAGAGTTTCTCCCCCAGTTCAGGAAGATCAAAGTGAACCCGAGATGACAGAGGAGGAGAAAGAGTTTCAGCTG ATGTTGATGACTAAAACGCTTCTCACCGAAGTTCtccttgaggtcacaaatgagGAGATCCAGCAGGTGGCCAAAGAGACCCATCGCAAAGCCTCTAAAG CTCCTGCAAAACAGCTGGCACAGTCAAATGCACTGGCTTCTCTCACCGGCCTCG GTGGGCTGGGTGAGTACGGCTCGGACGAGAGTGAGGATGAGGAGCGCAGCGCCAAGGGTTCCGACTCGTCGGACACGGACGATGAGGAGCTGCTGCACCGCATTCGCCAGAAACAGGACGCTTTCCGTCGCAAGGAGAAAGAGCAGCAGGAGAGGTTGGCACTGGATGCACAGTTGGCTAAAG AAGAGTCTGCAGCAAACAGAGAAACAGTTTATGAGGAGGAACAGTCAGATTTcaaacacaaacaggaagtTAGGGAAAAAGAGGCGGAGCCTATAGTAGAGCGGCGCAGGTCGCGCAGTGAACCAGAGGTCAGTGAGGTGAAGTGGGCAGCTTCAAGCAAAGAGCACAGCGGGCGTAACGGAGGAAGTGCCAGCCCCTCACCCAGCGCGAGACGCAGTCGCACCTCAAGTTCTAACTCTTCCAGCAGCAGatcctcttcatcttcctcatccCCAGCCTCCTCTCGCAGTTCCTCACATTCTTCCTCTCCCCGGAGGAAGAGGCGACGCAGCCGTTCCACCTCCCGTGGGACTCGCAGGCGCAGCCGAAGTCACAGCTCTCGCAGACACCAGTCGCGTGACAAGGGCAGAGACAGGAGACGGAGCAGCCGTGCCCGCAGCTCAGAGCGCTCCTCTCGTCACAGGAAGCGCAGCCGCTCGCGACAGCGCAGATCCAGTAGGGGCCGTAGGAGCAGGTCCAAGACCAGTCGCAGCCGCAGCAGAGACAGGCGGCGCAGCAGAGATCACAGGCACAGCCGAAGTCGAAGTACCAGCCGCAGCAGGCGGAAACAAAAAGCTTCCAGCAGGGACGGCGAGAGGAGGAAAGAGAGGAGCCGGAGCCACGAGAAGGATAAGAAGAGGAAAGACAAAGATTTAGAtaaaaagaaagacaaacagaAGGGCAAGGAAAAAGAGATGGATAGCAGCTCAGTAAGGGAGGAAGAGGACGGTGGCAAATCGAGGAAGAAAAAGGAAAGCGAGCACGCAGATTCCCGCGGTGAGAAGTTTTCCCGGCAAGACAGTAAAAGTAGCAAGAAAGGCTCCGCCAAACCTAGCAGGAAGTACTCCGATTCAGAATCCAGTAGGAGCAGGTCCCCTTCCCTTGAGGTTAGCAAAGAAAAGAAGTCTAAAAAATCTAAACGTAGTCGATCAAGGTCAACGGAAAGATCTCACAAGTCTGGTAAGAAGGCAAGCCGCAAACACAAGTCTAAGTCGCGATCAAG GTCCACATCTCCCAGTCGCCGCAAGCACTGA